The following proteins come from a genomic window of Pyxidicoccus sp. MSG2:
- the tnpC gene encoding IS66 family transposase, translated as MPLDHHCPWREEAEELKAEVGRIGGELDTLKGQMAALQRHVFGKKAEKLPTVAAELRGEEASAESKAARDEAALKKRRERAARRAEQCPTREIHHTVPAEARHCPACGSEDLKLLGKGRTTEVYEYLPARFERQVHVQEVLSCKCGGGVVTAPAPAKVVDKGEYGPGFLAHVVTSKCADAMPLHRLAQRIERGGVPMSRSTLTDLFHLSASVLLPLSRHLLQCIASAEVVWADETPLRVLDVKKTRLGYLWTFLTQNEKGEWLIGYRFSMGRGGKTPLDVLGGTTGALVVDGYTGYNPVTLPDGRKRVGCWAHCRRRFFDALATAPEAREAMDLILALYRVEAQAREADVVRTATHRELRQLHSAPVLARLRVWLEQQAPRHPPKGPLGGAISYALKQWDALSRFVSDERLPLDNNRSEGALRRAALGRKNFLFVGHEAAGENLAGLYALVATCEANDVNPEAYLADVLLRVQTHPDSRIGELLPHEWKHLRAANSS; from the coding sequence CTGCCACTCGACCACCACTGCCCCTGGCGCGAGGAAGCCGAGGAACTCAAGGCCGAGGTGGGCCGCATCGGCGGGGAGTTGGACACTCTCAAGGGCCAGATGGCGGCCCTCCAGCGCCACGTCTTCGGCAAGAAGGCGGAGAAGCTGCCGACCGTGGCAGCCGAGCTGCGCGGGGAAGAGGCGAGTGCGGAGTCGAAGGCGGCACGGGACGAGGCGGCGCTGAAGAAGCGACGCGAGCGCGCGGCCCGCAGGGCGGAGCAGTGCCCCACGCGTGAGATTCACCACACCGTCCCGGCCGAGGCGCGTCACTGCCCCGCCTGCGGCAGCGAGGACTTGAAGCTGCTGGGCAAGGGCCGCACCACCGAGGTGTACGAGTACCTGCCGGCCCGCTTCGAGCGGCAGGTGCACGTGCAGGAAGTCCTCTCGTGCAAGTGCGGCGGGGGCGTGGTGACAGCACCCGCACCCGCCAAGGTGGTGGACAAGGGCGAGTATGGCCCTGGCTTCCTCGCCCACGTGGTGACGTCCAAGTGCGCCGATGCCATGCCCCTGCACCGGCTGGCCCAGCGCATTGAGAGGGGCGGCGTGCCGATGAGTCGCAGCACGCTGACGGACCTCTTCCACCTGTCCGCCTCGGTGCTGCTGCCGCTGTCCCGGCATCTGCTGCAATGCATTGCGTCCGCCGAGGTGGTGTGGGCCGACGAGACGCCGCTGCGCGTACTGGACGTGAAGAAGACGCGTCTGGGCTACCTCTGGACGTTTCTCACACAGAACGAGAAGGGCGAGTGGCTCATCGGTTACCGCTTCAGCATGGGGCGCGGGGGCAAGACGCCCCTGGACGTGCTGGGTGGCACGACGGGCGCGCTCGTGGTGGACGGGTACACCGGCTACAACCCGGTGACGCTGCCGGACGGGCGTAAGCGCGTGGGGTGCTGGGCGCATTGCAGGCGCCGCTTCTTCGACGCGCTCGCCACCGCGCCCGAAGCGCGCGAAGCCATGGACCTCATCCTCGCGCTCTACCGGGTGGAGGCCCAGGCGCGCGAGGCGGACGTGGTGCGCACGGCCACCCACCGAGAGCTGCGCCAGTTGCACAGCGCGCCCGTCCTCGCGCGTCTGCGAGTCTGGCTCGAGCAGCAGGCTCCGCGGCATCCGCCGAAGGGGCCGCTGGGCGGGGCCATCTCCTACGCGCTGAAGCAATGGGACGCCCTGAGCCGCTTCGTCTCCGATGAGCGCCTGCCCTTGGATAACAACCGGAGCGAGGGTGCCCTGCGTAGGGCAGCTCTGGGCCGCAAGAATTTTCTCTTCGTCGGCCACGAGGCCGCGGGCGAGAACCTCGCCGGACTCTACGCGCTGGTGGCCACCTGCGAGGCCAACGACGTCAACCCCGAGGCGTATCTCGCGGACGTGCTGCTGCGTGTGCAGACCCACCCCGACTCGCGCATCGGTGAGCTGCTGCCGCACGAGTGGAAGCACCTGCGTGCCGCCAACTCTTCCTGA
- the tnpB gene encoding IS66 family insertion sequence element accessory protein TnpB (TnpB, as the term is used for proteins encoded by IS66 family insertion elements, is considered an accessory protein, since TnpC, encoded by a neighboring gene, is a DDE family transposase.): MLTLPASVRILLATGPVDMRKSIDGLMALVRTGWGEDVYSGHLFAFVSRRGDRVKILTFSRGGFVLYYKRLETGRFRLPPVDADAQSVALDATQLAMLLDGIDVAEVKRQPAWTPPGRPGS; the protein is encoded by the coding sequence GTGCTGACGTTGCCGGCCTCGGTGCGAATCCTGCTGGCCACCGGGCCGGTGGACATGCGCAAGTCGATAGACGGGCTCATGGCCCTGGTACGCACCGGCTGGGGCGAGGACGTCTACTCGGGCCACCTCTTCGCCTTCGTCAGCCGGCGAGGAGACCGGGTGAAAATCCTCACCTTCAGCCGGGGCGGCTTCGTCCTGTACTACAAGCGCCTGGAGACGGGCCGCTTCCGACTGCCGCCGGTGGACGCCGACGCGCAGTCCGTCGCGCTCGACGCCACGCAGCTGGCAATGCTGCTGGACGGCATCGACGTGGCCGAGGTGAAGCGCCAGCCCGCCTGGACGCCCCCAGGACGGCCAGGGAGCTGA
- the tnpA gene encoding IS66 family insertion sequence element accessory protein TnpA: MPKRAEKPEWARVAEEFEASGQTQRGFAESRGLRLSTLQSWVYRRRRQVSTEAEPPVRLLPVQMSGAPMAEGMPLEVLTVSGARVRFASGTDVDYVARLVASLGRTAC; the protein is encoded by the coding sequence GTGCCGAAGAGAGCTGAGAAGCCGGAGTGGGCGCGCGTCGCCGAGGAGTTCGAAGCGAGCGGGCAGACGCAGCGGGGTTTCGCCGAGAGCCGGGGGCTGCGGCTGAGCACGCTGCAGTCGTGGGTGTACCGGCGTCGACGCCAGGTGAGTACCGAGGCGGAGCCGCCCGTGCGCCTGCTGCCCGTGCAGATGAGCGGAGCGCCCATGGCGGAGGGGATGCCGTTGGAGGTGCTCACCGTCAGTGGGGCGCGCGTGCGCTTCGCGTCGGGCACGGACGTCGACTACGTGGCGCGACTGGTGGCGTCCCTGGGGCGTACGGCGTGCTGA